A section of the Hemibagrus wyckioides isolate EC202008001 linkage group LG04, SWU_Hwy_1.0, whole genome shotgun sequence genome encodes:
- the LOC131351565 gene encoding uncharacterized protein LOC131351565 → MVSSVHQYSMIETRFRKCVQKLDHDDQLNSTSSTVFFSDSTSSTVFFSDSTSSTGFFSDCASSTGFFSDSTSSTGFFSDSTSSTGFFSDSTSSTVFFSDSTSSTVFFSDSASSTAFFSDSTSSTVFFSDSTSSTVFFSDSTSSTVFSSDSASSTVFFSQTPPPLLFFFLRLHLLYCFFFSDSTSSTVFFSQTPPPLLFFFLRLHLLYCFFLRLCLLYCFLLRLHLLYCFFFSDSTSSTVFSSDSASSTVFSSDSASSTVFSSDSASSTVFFSQTPPPLLFFVRLHLLYCFFLRLCLLYCFFLRLCLLYCFFFSDSTSSTVFCQTPPPPLLFLTLCLIQCCCLRLHPHCCFLLRLHLLHCFFFQTPPHPLLLVFPGESAWTMLFSN, encoded by the exons ATGGTGTCCTCAGTCCACCAGTATTCAATGATTGAGACCAGGTTTAGAAAGTGTGTCCAGAAACTGGACCATGACGATCAGCTCA actcCACCTCCTCTACTGTTTTTTTCTCAGACTCCACCTCCTCTACTGTTTTTTTCTCAGACTCCACCTCCTCTACTGGTTTTTTCTCAGACTGCGCCTCCTCTACTGGTTTTTTCTCAGACTCCACCTCCTCTACTGGTTTTTTCTCAGACTCCACCTCCTCTACTGGTTTTTTCTCAGACTCCACCTCCTCTACTGTTTTTTTCTCAGACTCCACCTCCTCTACTGTTTTTTTCTCAGACTCCGCCTCCTCTACTGCTTTTTTCTCAGACTCCACCTCCTCTACTGTTTTCTTCTCAGACTCCACCTCCTCTACTGTTTTTTTCTCAGACTCCACCTCCTCTACTGTTTTTTCCTCAGACTCTGCCTcctctactgtttttttttctcagactccacctcctctactgtttttttttctcagactccacctcctctactgtttttttttctcagactccacctcctctactgtttttttttctcagactccacctcctctactgtttttttttctcagactcCACCTCCTCTACTGTTTTTTCCTCAGACTCTGCCTCCTCTACTGTTTTCTTCTCAGACTCCACCTcctctactgtttttttttctcagactcCACCTCCTCTACTGTTTTTTCCTCAGACTCTGCCTCCTCTACTGTTTTTTCCTCAGACTCTGCCTCCTCTACTGTTTTTTCCTCAGACTCTGCCTcctctactgtttttttttctcagactcCACCTCCTCTACTGTTTTTTGTCAGACTCCACCTCCTCTACTGTTTTTTCCTCAGACTCTGCCTCCTCTACTGTTTTTTCCTCAGACTCTGCCTcctctactgtttttttttctcagactcCACCTCCTCTACTGTTTTTTGTCAGactccacctcctccactgcTTTTTCTCACACTCTGCCTCATCCAATGTTGTTGTCTTAGACTCCACCCCCACTGCTGTTTTTTGCTCAGActccacctccttcactgttttttttttcagactccGCCTCATCCACTGCTGCTTGTCTTTCCTGGAGAAAGTGCTTGGACGATGCTCTTTTCAAACTGA
- the LOC131351883 gene encoding carbohydrate sulfotransferase 8-like isoform X3, with the protein MTRQTREELCAQQDNDIKGGSTVVRSNRQRRPDEPSSDNSISPMQFPAFEWNKPNQASQRITKRHRKLLKTSTVTRPLSNSSSSFFSSSSSSSHTTSESWKRLSRIQEARRRIIKEVCAKYRSNISRTITPHHVSRIYVEDRHKLLYCEVPKAGCSNWKRVLMVLAGVASSTGEINHDAVHYSNHLKRLDSFDRRAITERLRSYTKVLFVREPMERLVSAFRDKFESPNSYYHPVFGKPIISKYRVNASKSALRTGSGVTFQEFIRYLLDVHRPVGMDIHWEPVSQLCSPCLLDYDFIGKFETLEEEANFLLRRTGAPKNLTFPTFKDRNPEAARTSTQITRHYFTQLNASDRQRAYDFYYMDYLMFNYSKPFEDLY; encoded by the exons ATGACACGGCAGACGAGGGAG GAACTGTGTGCCCAGCAGGATAATGACATTAAAGGTGGTTCTACAGTGGTTCGGTCAAACAGACAGCGCAGACCAGATGAGCCAAGCTCTGATAACTCCATCTCCCCCATGCAGTTTCCTGCCTTCGAGTGGAACAAACCAAATCAAGCTTCTCAGAGGATCACCAAACGCCACCGGAAACTCCTGAAGACCAGCACAGTGACCCGTCCTTTGTCTAATTCTTCCTcatccttcttttcctcctcctcatcatcatcacacaccacatctgaGAGCTGGAAGCGACTCTCCCGTATCCAGGAGGCTCGTCGTCGCATAATCAAGGAAGTGTGTGCCAAATACCGGAGCAACATTTCACGAACGATAACGCCACACCATGTGTCTCGCATTTATGTAGAGGACAGACACAAACTGCTCTATTGCGAGGTGCCCAAGGCAGGCTGCTCCAACTGGAAGCGGGTGTTGATGGTGCTTGCTGGTGTTGCTTCCTCCACAGGAGAGATAAACCATGATGCCGTCCACTACAGCAACCATTTAAAGAGGCTGGACAGCTTTGATCGCCGAGCCATCACCGAGCGCCTTCGCTCCTACACCAAGGTCCTGTTCGTCCGCGAGCCGATGGAGCGACTCGTCTCAGCCTTCAGGGACAAGTTTGAAAGCCCCAACTCGTACTACCACCCAGTGTTCGGAAAACCCATCATCTCCAAGTACAGGGTGAACGCATCCAAATCGGCACTCAGGACTGGAAGCGGCGTCACCTTCCAAGAGTTCATCCGCTACCTGCTGGACGTCCATCGTCCTGTAGGCATGGACATACACTGGGAACCGGTCAGCCAGCTCTGCAGCCCGTGTTTGCTCGACTACGATTTTATCGGCAAGTTTGAGACTCTGGAGGAGGAAGCCAACTTCCTGTTGCGCAGGACGGGAGCTCCGAAAAACCTCACCTTCCCCACCTTCAAGGACAGGAACCCTGAAGCTGCCAGGACTTCCACGCAGATCACGCGGCACTATTTTACACAGCTCAATGCCTCGGACAGGCAGAGAGCCTACGACTTCTACTACATGGACTATCTGATGTTCAACTACTCCAAACCCTTTGAAGACTTGTATTGA